Proteins encoded by one window of Chryseobacterium foetidum:
- a CDS encoding SDR family NAD(P)-dependent oxidoreductase, translated as MNQNTTKTVLILGANSDVAKQCILQYAEKGFAIAAASRSTDSLKDFVAKNNLSEKVTVLYFDAADFDSHQKFYNELLVKPHIVVYAAGFLVENTDALKDFKGTQQMMQVNYIGGVSILNIVAMDLSNKNLERIIGLSSLSGVRGRKSNFVYGSTKAAFTTYLAGLRQELAQRDITVNVLVSGYINTKINAGLELNKNLLMEPDYVARHVVDAGNSFTIVPNFKWKMIYFILKILPEGLVAKLP; from the coding sequence ATGAATCAAAACACAACCAAAACCGTTCTCATTCTTGGTGCCAATTCCGATGTGGCAAAGCAGTGTATTTTGCAATATGCTGAAAAAGGTTTTGCGATTGCCGCCGCTTCCAGAAGTACAGATTCTCTGAAAGATTTTGTTGCGAAAAATAATTTATCAGAAAAGGTCACGGTTTTATATTTTGACGCAGCAGATTTTGATTCACACCAAAAATTTTATAATGAACTTTTGGTCAAACCTCACATTGTGGTTTACGCTGCAGGATTTTTAGTTGAAAACACTGATGCTTTAAAAGATTTTAAAGGAACTCAACAAATGATGCAGGTCAATTACATTGGCGGTGTTTCTATTCTGAATATTGTTGCAATGGATTTGTCTAATAAAAATTTAGAAAGAATCATCGGGCTATCTTCACTTTCGGGTGTTCGTGGAAGGAAAAGTAATTTTGTTTACGGAAGTACAAAGGCTGCGTTCACGACTTATCTGGCAGGTTTAAGACAGGAGTTGGCTCAACGAGATATTACAGTGAACGTTTTGGTCAGCGGATACATCAATACTAAAATCAATGCGGGTTTAGAATTGAATAAAAATCTTCTGATGGAACCTGATTATGTGGCAAGACATGTCGTTGATGCCGGAAATTCTTTCACCATCGTTCCCAATTTTAAGTGGAAAATGATTTATTTTATTTTAAAAATTCTGCCGGAAGGCTTGGTGGCGAAATTGCCTTAA